In the Peromyscus maniculatus bairdii isolate BWxNUB_F1_BW_parent chromosome 20, HU_Pman_BW_mat_3.1, whole genome shotgun sequence genome, one interval contains:
- the LOC102907346 gene encoding keratin, type II cuticular Hb6, with product MTCGSYCGGRAFSCASACGPRPGRCCISAAPYRGISCYRGLSGGFGSRSICGAFRSGSCGRSFGYRSGGVCGPTPPCITTVSVNESLLTPLNLEIDPNAQCVKHEEKEQIKCLNSKFAAFIDKVRFLEQQNKLLETKWQFYQNRKCCESNVEPLFEGYIETLRREAECVEADSGRLAAELNHAQETMEGYKKRYEEEVSLRATAENEFVALKKDVDCAYLRKSDLEANVEALTQEIDFLRRLYEEEIRILHAHISDTSVIVKMDNSRDLNMDCIVAEIKAQYDDIATRSRAEAESWYRTKCEEMKATVIRHGETLRRTREEINELNRINQRLTAEIENAKCQNTKLEAAVTQSEQQGEAALTDARCKLAELEAALQKAKQDMACLLKEYQEVMNSKLGLDIEIATYRRLLEGEEHRLCEGVGSVNVCVSSSRGGVVCGDLCVSGTGPAVNTRVCSAPSGNVVVGTPNACAPCAGAGACSGGCKKC from the exons ATGACTTGTGGATCCTACTGTGGTGGCCGCGCCTTCAGCTGCGCCTCAGCCTGCGGGCCCAGGCCTGGCCGCTGCTGCATCTCCGCAGCTCCCTACCGCGGCATCTCCTGCTACCGCGGACTCTCTGGGGGCTTCGGAAGCCGCAGCATCTGCGGGGCCTTCCGCTCCGGCTCCTGTGGACGCAGCTTCGGATACCGCTCTGGAGGCGTCTGCGGGCCCACACCCCCCTGCATCACCACAGTCTCTGTCAATGAGAGCCTGCTCACACCCCTCAACCTGGAGATCGACCCCAATGCTCAGTGTGTGAAGCATGAGGAGAAGGAACAGATCAAGTGTCTCAACAGCAAGTTTGCCGCCTTCATCGACAAG GTGCGCTTCCTGGAGCAGCAGAACAAGCTGCTGGAGACCAAGTGGCAGTTCTACCAGAACCGCAAGTGCTGTGAGAGCAACGTGGAGCCGCTGTTCGAGGGCTACATCGAGACCCTGAGGAGGGAGGCTGAGTGTGTGGAGGCTGACAGCGGGAGGCTGGCTGCTGAGCTCAACCATGCCCAGGAAACCATGGAGGGCTACAAGAAGAG GTAcgaggaggaagtttctctgagaGCCACAGCTGAGAATGAGTTTGTGGCTCTGAAGAAG GATGTGGACTGTGCCTATCTGCGCAAATCAGACCTGGAGGCCAACGTGGAGGCACTGACCCAGGAGATTGACTTCCTGAGGAGACTGTATGAGGAG GAGATCCGAATCCTCCATGCCCACATCTCAGACACCTCTGTCATCGTCAAGATGGACAACAGCCGGGACCTGAACATGGACTGCATCGTGGCTGAGATCAAGGCTCAGTATGATGACATTGCCACCCGCAGCCGGGCAGAGGCCGAGTCCTGGTACCGCACCAAG TGTGAGGAGATGAAGGCCACAGTGATCCGTCACGGGGAGACCCTGCGTCGCACGAGGGAGGAGATCAATGAGCTGAACCGCATCAACCAGAGGCTGACAGCCGAGATTGAGAACGCCAAGTGCCAG AACACCAAGCTGGAGGCTGCAGTGACCCAGTCTGAGCAGCAGGGAGAGGCCGCCCTCACCGATGCCCGCTGCAAGCTGGCTGAGCTGGAGGCTGCCCTGCAGAAGGCCAAGCAGGACATGGCCTGCCTGCTCAAGGAGTACCAGGAGGTGATGAACTCCAAGCTGGGGCTGGACATCGAGATCGCCACCTACAGGCGCCTGCTGGAGGGCGAGGAGCACAG GCTGTGTGAGGGCGTTGGCTCCGTGAATGTGT GCGTGAGCAGCTCCCGCGGTGGCGTCGTCTGTGGCGATCTCTGTGTCTCCGGTACTGGCCCTGCTGTCAACACCAGAGTGTGCAGCGCCCCCAGCGGTAACGTGGTGGTGGGCACCCCCAATGCCTGCGCCCCCTGCGCCGGGGCGGGCGCCTGCAGCGGAGGCTGTAAGAAGTGCTAG